From Camelina sativa cultivar DH55 chromosome 7, Cs, whole genome shotgun sequence, one genomic window encodes:
- the LOC104705088 gene encoding metal transporter Nramp1-like: MAATESGRSQFISSPGGNRSFSNSPLIENSDSNQIIVSEKKSWKNFFAYLGPGFLVSIAYIDPGNCKFHDLIGKHLAEQCRAEYSKVPNFLLWVVAEIAVVACDIPEVIGTAFALNMLFSIPVWIGVLLTGLSTLILLALQKYGVRKLEFLIAFLVFTIAICFFVELHYSKPDPGEVLHGLFVPQLKGNGATGLAISLLGAMVMPHNLFLHSALVLSRKIPRSASGIKEACRFYLIESGLALMVAFLINVSVISVSGAVCNAPNLSSEDRANCEELDLNKASFLLRNVVGKWSSKLFAIALLASGQSSTITGTYAGQYVMQGFLDLRLEPWLRNLLTRCLAIIPSLIVALIGGSAGAGKLIIIASMILSFELPFALVPLLKFTSCKTKMGSHVNPKAITALTWVIGGLIMGINIYYLVSSFIKLLIHSHMKLGLVIFCGILGFAGIAIYLASIGYLVFRKNKEATPLLSSRNSQHVETLPREDIVNMQLPNRVSTSDVD; this comes from the exons AAGAAGAGCTGGAAGAATTTTTTTGCTTACTTAGGCCCTGGTTTTCTCGTTTCAATCGCATATATTGACCCTGGAAATTGTAAGTTc CATGATCTCATAGGAAAACATTTAGCTGAGCAATGTAGAGCTGAGTACtccaaagttccaaactttCTGTTATGGGTCGTTGCAGAAATTGCAGTTGTAGCTTGTGACATACCTGAAG TGATTGGAACAGCTTTTGCTCTGAACATGCTCTTTAGCATACCGGTGTGGATCGGTGTTCTCCTGACTGGCTTGAGTACGCTGATTCTTCTTGCTCTTCAAAAATACGGG GTGAGGAAGTTGGAGTTCTTGATTGCATTTCTTGTGTTCACAATTGCTATATGCTTCTTCGTTGAGCTCCATTACTCAAAGCCAGACCCTGGAGAAGTCCTACATGGTCTCTTTGTTCCTCAACTTAAAGGAAACGGCGCAACTGGTCTCGCTATCTCTTTGCTCGGAGCCATGGTTATGCC GCATAATCTTTTCCTCCACTCGGCCTTGGTTCTATCCAGAAAAATCCCTCGTTCTGCTTCTGGAATCAAGGAAGCTTGCAGGTTCTACTTGATAGAAAGTGGCTTGGCTCTAATGGTGGCCTTTCTCATAAACGTCTCTGTGATATCAGTAAGTGGTGCTGTTTGTAATGCCCCCAACTTGAGCTCCGAAGATCGAGCTAACTGTGAGGAGTTGGACTTGAACAAGGCATCGTTTCTGCTACGG AACGTCGTGGGGAAATGGAGCTCAAAGCTGTTTGCGATCGCGCTTCTTGCTTCCGGTCAGAGCTCGACGATAACCGGAACTTATGCTGGACAATACGTAATGCAGGGCTTTCTTGATCTACGACTCGAGCCATGGCTCAGAAACTTACTAACAAGATGCTTAGCTATAATCCCGAGTCTGATTGTTGCTCTCATTGGCGGTTCAGCTGGAGCCGGAAAGTTAATCATCATTGCCTCG ATGATCTTGTCTTTTGAGCTCCCATTCGCGCTGGTTCCTCTCCTCAAATTTACTAGCTGCAAAACCAAGATGGGTTCACACGTCAACCCAAAGGCG ATAACAGCTTTGACTTGGGTCATTGGTGGTTTAATCATGGGGATCAACATATACTATCTAGTAAGCAGTTTCATCAAGCTACTTATCCATAGTCATATGAAGCTTGGCCTCGTTATATTCTGTGGAATTCTTGGGTTCGCAGGCATTGCTATTTATTTAGCCTCCATAGGTTACCTAGTCTTCCGGAAAAACAAAGAAGCCACTCCTCTTCTTTCCTCAAGAAACTCACAACATGTGGAGACACTTCCAAGAGAAGACATTGTCAACATGCAGTTACCTAATAGAGTGTCTACGTCTGATGTTGATTGA
- the LOC104703349 gene encoding cinnamoyl-CoA reductase 2-like, producing the protein MPIDGKLVCVTGAGGYIASWIVKLLLERGYTVRGTVRNPSDPKNNHLRELEGAKERLTLHSADLLDYEALCATIDGCDGVFHTASPMTDDPATMLEPAVNGAKFVIDAAAKAKVKRVVFTSSIGAVYMNPNRGPEAIVDENCWSDLDFCKNTKNWYCYGKMLAEQSAWEMAKAKGVDLVVLNPVLVLGPPLQSAVNASLVHILKYLTGSAKTYANLTQVYVDVRDVALGHVMVYEAPSASGRYILADTALHRGEVVEILAKFFPEYPLPTKCSDEKNPRAKPYKFTTQKIKDLGLEFKPIKNSLYESVKSLQEKGHLPLPQESNQNEVIIES; encoded by the exons atgcctatCGACGGGAAACTCGTCTGCGTCACCGGAGCCGGCGGCTACATTGCTTCGTGGATCGTTAAGTTACTCTTAGAGAGAGGCTACACCGTTAGAGGAACCGTAAGGAACCCATCTGATCCCAAGAACAATCATCTCAGAGAGCTTGAAGGAGCCAAAGAAAGACTTACTCTTCACAGTGCAGACCTTCTCGACTACGAGGCTCTATGTGCCACAATCGACGGCTGCGATGGCGTTTTCCACACCGCTTCTCCCATGACCGACGATCCC GCGACAATGTTGGAGCCGGCGGTGAACGGAGCTAAGTTCGTGATCGACGCGGCTGCTAAAGCCAAGGTCAAACGCGTGGTGTTCACGTCATCAATTGGTGCGGTTTACATGAACCCTAACCGTGGCCCTGAAGCCATAGTCGATGAAAATTGCTGGAGTGATCTCGATTTCTGCAAAAACACAAAG AACTGGTATTGCTACGGGAAGATGTTGGCGGAACAATCTGCATGGGAGATGGCGAAGGCTAAAGGTGTGGACTTGGTGGTGCTAAACCCGGTTCTAGTTCTTGGACCACCGCTCCAGTCAGCAGTGAACGCTAGTCTAGTCCATATCCTCAAGTACCTCACCGGCTCAGCAAAGACTTACGCTAACTTGACTCAGGTCTATGTGGACGTCCGTGACGTGGCACTAGGCCATGTTATGGTCTACGAAGCACCCTCCGCCTCAGGCCGTTACATCCTTGCCGATACCGCGCTTCACCGCGGCGAGGTTGTTGAGATTCTGGCTAAATTCTTCCCGGAGTATCCACTTCCCACCAA GTGTTCCGACGAGAAGAATCCGAGGGCGAAGCCATACAAGTTTACTACCCAAAAGATAAAAGACTTAGGCTTGGAATTTAAACCCATTAAGAATTCTCTATATGAATCTGTCAAGAGCTTGCAAGAGAAAggtcatcttcctcttcctcaagaATCGAACCAAAACGAAGTCATAATCGAATCTTAG
- the LOC104703351 gene encoding factor of DNA methylation 5-like — MDKSSSEEESDISESEIDVYAEKPYELMKNGNYKVKVKDTFRCPFCSGKKKQHYKYKELLAHASGVAKGSSSRSAKQKANHFALAKYMQNELAGDSDLPRPQIPSSSSKQSQAVVDDVYVWPWMGIVIYPVRRTDKNYYLLDSAYWSKKLACFDPFEVKTLWLEQDSVVAVIPQFNSGMSGFKTATELEKEYEIRGCGKKDWSDKRGDWRSKAYGWCARSDDYNSQGSIAEYLSKVGTLRSFSDICKEEIQNKNSVVDDLANKIAMTNENLNKVQYKYNQKAISLREVLKEKDALDRIYKAESKKMQEFSRDNLNRIFKEKERLTNELEAKMNNLKIWSKELDKKQALTELERQQLDEDKKKSDVMNSSLQLASLEQKKTDDRVLTLVEEHKRKKEETLNKILQLEKELDSKQKLQMEIQELKGKLQVMKHEDEDDDDVKQKMKEMKEELEEKRSELQDLEETNTYLMIKERQSNDEIQEARAVLTTELRELLSERTIIRVKRVGELDEKPFMKACKERFTGEEAAVQHAILCSKWQENLKDPAWQPFKHVETGDKKKEVVDEEDEQMKNLREEWGEEVKNAVKTALEELNEFNPSGRYSVPVLWNSKQGRKASLKEVIDYMTQQLKILKKRKRVA; from the exons ATGGATAAGAGCAGTTCTGAAGAGGAGTCAGATATCAGTGAGTCTGAGATAGATGTCTATGCTGAGAAACCTTACGAGCTAATGAAGAATGGGAATTACAAGGTTAAGGTGAAGGACACATTCAGGTGCCCCTTCTGCTctgggaagaagaagcagcattACAAGTATAAAGAGCTACTTGCTCACGCCTCTGGTGTTGCAAAAGGTTCTTCGAGTAGAAGTGCTAAGCAAAAAGCAAATCACTTCGCCTTGGCAAAATACATGCAGAACGAGCTTGCTGGTGATTCTGATCTCCCACGCCCACAAATTCCCTCGTCCTCGTCGAAGCAGTCTCAAGCAGTTGTGGATGACGTTTATGTCTGGCCTTGGATGGGGATTGTCATCTACCCGGTGAGAAGAACTGATAAAAACTATTATCTCCTTGATTCAGCCTATTGGTCGAAGAAGCTCGCCTGTTTCGATCCTTTTGAAGTGAAAACCCTTTGGCTTGAGCAGGATTCCGTAGTTGCTGTCATTCCTCAGTTTAACAGTGGTATGAGTGGCTTTAAGACTGCCACAGAGCTTGAGAAGGAATATGAGATTAGGGGCTGCGGCAAAAAGGACTGGAGTGATAAAAGAGGAGACTGGAGGTCTAAGGCTTATGGTTGGTGCGCACGTTCAGATGACTACAACTCACAAGGGTCAATAGCAGAATACCTGTCCAAAGTAGGAACACTGAGAAGTTTCTCTGATATCTGCAAGGAGGAAATTCAGAATAAGAATAGTGTGGTGGATGATCTGGCAAATAAAATTGCTATGACAAATGAGAATCTGAACAAGGTCCAGTACAAGTACAATCAGAAAGCGATCTCTTTGCGCGAGGTTCTCAAAGAGAAAGACGCGCTGGACCGAATTTATAAAGCAG AGTCAAAAAAAATGCAGGAGTTTTCACGGGATAATTTAAACAGGATCTTTAAAGAAAAGGAGAGGCTGACCAATGAACTGGAGGCTAAGATGAATAATCTGAAGATTTGGTCCAAAGAATTGGACAAAAAGCAAGCACTAACTGAACTGGAGAGACAACAGCTTgatgaagacaagaagaag AGCGATGTCATGAACTCCTCCCTCCAGTTGGCTTCACTGGAGCAGAAAAAAACAGATGATCGTGTCTTGACACTTGTGGAAGAACACAAG aggaaaaaagaagagactTTGAACAAGATCCTTCAGCTTGAGAAGGAGTTAGACAGCAAGCAGAAACTTCAAATGGAGATTCAGGAGCTGAAAGGAAAGCTGCAAGTCATGAAgcatgaggatgaagatgacgatgatgttAAGCAGAAaatgaaggagatgaaggaAGAGCTAGAGGAAAAGCGGTCTGAGTTACAAGATCTAGAGGAAACTAACACATATCTCATGATTAAAGAACGCCAAAGCAATGATGAGATACAAGAAGCACGTGCAGTATTGACTAcg GAATTGAGAGAATTATTGAGTGAGCGAACCATCATCAGAGTAAAGAGGGTGGGGGAACTTGATGAAAAGCCCTTCATGAAAGCATGCAAGGAGAGATTCACCGGCGAAGAAGCTGCGGTGCAGCATGCTATACTTTGCTCGAAATGGCAGGAAAACCTCAAGGATCCAGCGTGGCAGCCATTCAAACATGTGGAGACTGGAGACAAAAAGAAG GAAGtggtggatgaagaagatgagcagATGAAGAATCTGAGAGAAGAGTGgggagaagaagtgaagaacgcAGTGAAGACAGCACTGGAGGAGCTGAATGAGTTTAATCCTAGCGGGCGCTACTCAGTCCCAGTACTGTGGAATTCCAAGCAAGGAAGAAAAGCTTCACTGAAAGAAGTGATTGATTACATGACGCAGCAgctcaaaattctcaaaaaacgTAAGCGAGTAGCCTAA
- the LOC104703352 gene encoding probable CCR4-associated factor 1 homolog 6 — protein sequence MSLFLKDDSIQIREVWNDNLEEEMDLIRDVVDDFPYVAMDTEFPGIVVRPVGTFKSNADYHYETLKTNVNILKMIQLGLTFSNEQGDLPTCGTNNKYCIWQFNFREFDLDSDIFAVDSIELLKQSGIDLAKNTQDGIDSKRFAELLMSSGVVLNENVHWVTFHSGYDFGYLLKLLTCQNLPDSQTDFFKLINVYFPTVYDIKHLMKFCNSLHGGLNKLAELLEVERVGICHQAGSDSLLTSCTFRKLKENFFVGPLQKYSGVLYGLGVENGQVAI from the coding sequence ATGTCTCTGTTTCTGAAAGACGATTCTATCCAAATCCGCGAAGTCTGGAACGATAACCTCGAAGAAGAAATGGATCTGATCCGAGACGTCGTCGACGATTTCCCTTACGTCGCCATGGACACCGAGTTCCCAGGTATCGTCGTCCGACCCGTCGGTACTTTCAAATCCAACGCCGATTACCACTACGAGACCTTAAAGACAAACGTCAACATCCTCAAAATGATTCAGCTCGGCCTCACCTTCTCCAACGAGCAAGGTGACCTCCCAACCTGTGGAACCAACAACAAGTACTGCATCTGGCAATTCAATTTCCGAGAATTCGATCTCGATTCCGATATCTTCGCTGTCGATTCCATCGAGCTTCTCAAACAATCAGGCATCGACTTGGCGAAGAACACGCAAGACGGGATCGATTCCAAGAGATTCGCTGAGCTTCTCATGTCCTCAGGGGTTGTGTTGAACGAAAACGTGCATTGGGTCACGTTCCACAGCGGATACGATTTCGGATACTTGCTGAAGCTGTTGACTTGCCAGAACCTGCCTGATTCGCAGACGGACTTCTTCAAGCTGATCAACGTTTATTTCCCGACGGTGTACGATATTAAACACTTGATGAAGTTCTGCAACAGCCTTCACGGTGGTTTGAACAAGCTTGCTGAGTTGCTTGAAGTTGAGAGAGTTGGGATATGTCACCAAGCTGGTTCGGATAGTTTGCTCACGTCTTGTACTTTCAGAAAGCTCAAGGAGAATTTCTTCGTTGGTCCTTTGCAGAAATATTCTGGTGTTTTGTATGGATTAGGTGTTGAAAATGGTCAGGTTGCTATCTAA
- the LOC104705089 gene encoding F-box protein At1g80960-like, translated as MDRSSSSSSVPVENVDWISTLPDDLLLMILSRLSTEEAVRTSVVSKRWEHVWKHMSHLVFDMQKKFTDSNVTLDVSNRVATLMTKIINNHRGHLESCVIDNYTSEMLNTWIQSLTGVRQTKHLTLGHRFGLEKWPISPEFPQDSFSLSSLISLSLSSFIFRTSHSFNNCQNLMTLKLSCTYARDVGVFNRILASCPSLEVLVLGIGCTKKSGTLKIDNKRLKLLKVSSRCSEIDGIKVSSPSLHILVIVESLSCGRYNFDLKSPLLQFNRNMARLSLPHVSYNISQEENCKGHEEYVVNSCGALLRGWRAFMSVSVDLMNPREVARLRQVLLVCTVPMTELELIFKVCYIHSSESXLFLKIINNHRGHLESCVIDNYTSEMLNTWIQSLTGVRQTKHLTLGHRFGLEKWPISPEFPQDSFSLSSLISLSLSSFIFRTSHSFNNCQNLMTLKLSCTYARDVGVFNRILASCPSLEVLVLGIGCTKKSGTLKIDNKRLKLLKVSSRCSEIDGIKVSSPSLHILVIVESLSCGRYNFDLKSPLLQFNRNMARLSLPHVSYNISQEENCKXFALVSCLIRQRNLKRNIMIKTTWFPDRKKLEIETAVAKLX; from the exons ATGGatagatcatcatcatcatcatctgttccAGTCGAAAATGTTGATTGGATCAGTACACTACCCGATGATTTATTGCTCATGATCTTATCAAGACTGTCCACAGAAGAAGCGGTAAGGACGAGCGTTGTGTCCAAACGATGGGAACATGTGTGGAAGCACATGTCTCATCTAGTTTTTGACATGCAAAAGAAGTTTACCGATTCTAACGTTACCCTCGATGTTTCGAATCGTGTTGCTACACTGATGACCAAG aTTATTAACAATCACCGTGGACATCTAGAGAGTTGTGTAATCGACAATTACACAAGCGAGATGCTTAATACTTGGATTCAATCGCTCACCGGTGTGAGGCAGACCAAGCATCTCACACTTGGACACCGTTTTGGACTAGAGAAGTGGCCAATAAGTCCCGAATTCCCACAAGACTCATTCTCATTGTCAAGCCTCATATCACTCTCGCTATCGTCATTCATATTCAGAACCTCGCATTCCTTCAACAACTGCCAAAATCTCATGACCCTCAAACTCTCATGTACGTACGCCCGTGATGTTGGAGTCTTTAACAGAATCCTCGCATCTTGCCCTTCCCTAGAGGTGCTTGTACTAGGCATCGGTTGCACCAAAAAGAGTGGTACTTTGAAGATTGACAACAAAAGATTAAAGCTCTTGAAAGTATCATCACGTTGCAGTGAGATTGATGGCATTAAAGTGTCATCACCTAGTTTGCATATCCTCGTTATCGTTGAAAGTCTCTCATGTGGGAGATATAACTTTGACCTCAAGTCTCCTCTACTCCAGTTTAATAGAAACATGGCAAGGTTAAGCTTGCCTCACGTCAGCTACAACATATCacag GAGGAAAATTGCAAAGGGCATGAAGAATATGTGGTAAACTCATGTGGTGCGTTGTTGAGAGGATGGCGTGCATTCATGTCAGTGAGTGTAGATTTAATGAATCCAAGAGAAGTTGCGAGGTTAAGACAAGTCTTACTTGTATGCACTGTTCCAATGACTGAGCTTGAGCTAATATTTAAGGTATGTTACATTCATTCTTCTGAGTCANTTTTGTTTCTCAAGATTATTAACAATCACCGTGGACATCTAGAGAGTTGTGTAATCGACAATTACACAAGCGAGATGCTTAATACTTGGATTCAATCGCTCACCGGTGTGAGGCAGACCAAGCATCTCACACTTGGACACCGTTTTGGACTAGAGAAGTGGCCAATAAGTCCCGAATTCCCACAAGACTCATTCTCATTGTCAAGCCTCATATCACTCTCGCTATCGTCATTCATATTCAGAACCTCGCATTCCTTCAACAACTGCCAAAATCTCATGACCCTCAAACTCTCATGTACGTACGCCCGTGATGTTGGAGTCTTTAACAGAATCCTCGCATCTTGCCCTTCCCTAGAGGTGCTTGTACTAGGCATCGGTTGCACCAAAAAGAGTGGTACTTTGAAGATTGACAACAAAAGATTAAAGCTCTTGAAAGTATCATCACGTTGCAGTGAGATTGATGGCATTAAAGTGTCATCACCTAGTTTGCATATCCTCGTTATCGTTGAAAGTCTCTCATGTGGGAGATATAACTTTGACCTCAAGTCTCCTCTACTCCAGTTTAATAGAAACATGGCAAGGTTAAGCTTGCCTCACGTCAGCTACAACATATCacag GAGGAAAATTGCAAAGNCTTTGCTTTGGTGTCGTGTTTGATTAGGCAAAGGAATCtgaaaagaaatataatgaTCAAGACAACGTGGTTTCCTGATAGAAAGAAATTGGAGATAGAAACGGCTGTGGCTAAGCTANGTTGA
- the LOC104703354 gene encoding nucleolar GTP-binding protein 1 isoform X1 produces the protein MKLASSLVPHQWRLLTSPQDCLQAFIFSTANTTKSRTFWSPTLRQCRNLQTAVSPIVSSSYLPTSYITQKQIEIPTSPEKQAPPVQEGLGAFQKLPMVMPSIDLYCSALRKSKRVQPTKGIANIAKRERNRGAKQLDAFMKELALPLKGYMESFPRKRLLHPYERSLIELTLGEGKYEEVLGKVDVLRKKVLSVGKEHASLCAKALSKKEAEERLSEGVEKLELVFQQQGRAVDDLLSIAKVLRAMPVVDLEMPTLCLVGAPNVGKSSLVRILSTGKPEICNYPFTTRGILMGHIVLNYQRFQVTDTPGLLRRCDEDRNNLEKLTLAVLTHLPTAVLYVHDLTGECGTSPSDQFRIYKEMKERFKDYLWIDAVSKCDLLGGSPVIYAKEDRSSDDAEIIKYRETGPDESIHVSVKTEQGLSELKSKVKEVLSNEMEKIKSGEKVDQSGEKVDQSVGS, from the exons ATGAAATTGGCGTCGAGCTTGGTTCCTCATCAATGGCGTCTCTTAACATCACCACAGGATTGCCTACAAGCTTTCATTTTCTCCACAG CCAACACCACAAAGTCTCGCACTTTCTGGTCTCCAACCTTGCGTCAATGTCGGAATCTTCAGACGGCTGTTTCTCCAATCGTCAGTTCAAGCTACTTGCCCACTTCCTACATTACTCAGAAGCAGATTGAAATCCCTACCTCCccg GAAAAACAAGCGCCACCAGTGCAGGAAGGTTTGGGTGCTTTTCAAAAGCTCCCCATGGTGATGCCATCTATTGATTTATATTGTTCTGCACTCAGAAAGTCCAAAAGAGTTCAACCAACCAAAG GCATTGCTAATATTGCGAAGCGAGAAAGAAATAGAGGTGCTAAGCAGCTTGATGCATTCATGAAG GAATTGGCTCTACCTTTAAAAGGATACATGGAAAGTTTCCCGAGAAAGAGACTGTTACATCCATATGAAAGGTCTCTTATTGAGTTGACACTTGGTGAAGGCAAGTATGAGGAG GTGTTAGGAAAAGTTGATGTTCTGAGGAAGAAGGTTCTATCTGTTGGGAAAGAACATGCTTCTCTCTGTGCTAAG GCTTTGTCAaagaaagaagcagaggaaCGCTTGAGCGAAGGTGTGGAGAAGCTTGAATTGGTTTTCCAACAACAAGGGAGAGCTGTTGATGATTTGCTAAGTATAGCGAAG GTTTTGAGGGCTATGCCAGTTGTTGACTTGGAAATGCCAACTCTTTGCCTTGTCGGAGCACCAAACGTTGGGAAATCATCGTTGGTCCGCATTCTTTCAACAGGGAAGCCTGAG ATATGCAATTATCCTTTTACTACCAGAGGAATTCTGATGGGTCACATCGTTTTGAACTACCAACGATTTCAG GTGACAGACACCCCTGGGCTTCTTAGGAGATGTGATG AGGATAGGAATAATCTGGAGAAGTTAACTCTTGCTGTACTCACTCATCTTCCAACTGCGGTTCTATATGTTCATGATCTAACTGGAGAATGTGGGACTTCTCCTTCCGATCAG TTTCGAATTTataaagagatgaaagagaggTTTAAGGATTACCTGTGGATTGATGCTGTGTCCAAATGCGATCTGCTGGGAGGCTCGCCGGTGATCTATGCCAAAGAAGACAGAAGCAGCGATGACGCGGAAATCATTAAGTACCGGGAAACAGGACCTGATGAATCAATTCATGTCTCGGTGAAAACAGAACAAGGTCTCAGTGAG CTAAAGAGCAAAGTGAAGGAAGTACTGAGCAATGAGATGGAAAAGATCAAAAGTGGAGAAAAGGTTGATCAAAGCGGAGAAAAAGTTGATCAAAGTGTTGGTAGTTGA
- the LOC104703354 gene encoding nucleolar GTP-binding protein 1 isoform X2 produces MKLASSLVPHQWRLLTSPQDCLQAFIFSTANTTKSRTFWSPTLRQCRNLQTAVSPIVSSSYLPTSYITQKQIEIPTSPEKQAPPVQEGLGAFQKLPMVMPSIDLYCSALRKSKRVQPTKGIANIAKRERNRGAKQLDAFMKELALPLKGYMESFPRKRLLHPYERSLIELTLGEGKYEEVLGKVDVLRKKVLSVGKEHASLCAKALSKKEAEERLSEGVEKLELVFQQQGRAVDDLLSIAKVLRAMPVVDLEMPTLCLVGAPNVGKSSLVRILSTGKPEICNYPFTTRGILMGHIVLNYQRFQVTDTPGLLRRCDEDRNNLEKLTLAVLTHLPTAVLYVHDLTGECGTSPSDQLCICLEGIAVSNL; encoded by the exons ATGAAATTGGCGTCGAGCTTGGTTCCTCATCAATGGCGTCTCTTAACATCACCACAGGATTGCCTACAAGCTTTCATTTTCTCCACAG CCAACACCACAAAGTCTCGCACTTTCTGGTCTCCAACCTTGCGTCAATGTCGGAATCTTCAGACGGCTGTTTCTCCAATCGTCAGTTCAAGCTACTTGCCCACTTCCTACATTACTCAGAAGCAGATTGAAATCCCTACCTCCccg GAAAAACAAGCGCCACCAGTGCAGGAAGGTTTGGGTGCTTTTCAAAAGCTCCCCATGGTGATGCCATCTATTGATTTATATTGTTCTGCACTCAGAAAGTCCAAAAGAGTTCAACCAACCAAAG GCATTGCTAATATTGCGAAGCGAGAAAGAAATAGAGGTGCTAAGCAGCTTGATGCATTCATGAAG GAATTGGCTCTACCTTTAAAAGGATACATGGAAAGTTTCCCGAGAAAGAGACTGTTACATCCATATGAAAGGTCTCTTATTGAGTTGACACTTGGTGAAGGCAAGTATGAGGAG GTGTTAGGAAAAGTTGATGTTCTGAGGAAGAAGGTTCTATCTGTTGGGAAAGAACATGCTTCTCTCTGTGCTAAG GCTTTGTCAaagaaagaagcagaggaaCGCTTGAGCGAAGGTGTGGAGAAGCTTGAATTGGTTTTCCAACAACAAGGGAGAGCTGTTGATGATTTGCTAAGTATAGCGAAG GTTTTGAGGGCTATGCCAGTTGTTGACTTGGAAATGCCAACTCTTTGCCTTGTCGGAGCACCAAACGTTGGGAAATCATCGTTGGTCCGCATTCTTTCAACAGGGAAGCCTGAG ATATGCAATTATCCTTTTACTACCAGAGGAATTCTGATGGGTCACATCGTTTTGAACTACCAACGATTTCAG GTGACAGACACCCCTGGGCTTCTTAGGAGATGTGATG AGGATAGGAATAATCTGGAGAAGTTAACTCTTGCTGTACTCACTCATCTTCCAACTGCGGTTCTATATGTTCATGATCTAACTGGAGAATGTGGGACTTCTCCTTCCGATCAG TTGTGTATTTGTTTGGAGGGCATTGCAGTTTCGAATTTataa
- the LOC104705091 gene encoding factor of DNA methylation 5-like has product MKDLNEEQKITWSKMCEELKEKREELEKVKKEMNEMLEEERAEVQGLKDVIWALSVKERQSNHEIQEARSELIRVLRDLSDERSTIRVKRMGELDEKVFVKACKGRFSDEKAAAQHDMLFSTWEEYLKDPAWHPFKHVGTEENITEVVDEDDAKLKKLKEDWGEEVKNAVKKALEEINEFNPSGRYIVPELLNFNQERKATLKEGIAQLTTLIKTH; this is encoded by the exons atgaaggaCCTGAATGAAGAGCAGAAGATAACATGGAGCAAAATGTGTGAAGAGCTGAAGGAGAAAAGGGAAGAGCTGGAGAAGGTAAAGAAGGAGATGAACGAAATGCTGGAAGAGGAACGTGCTGAGGTACAAGGATTAAAGGATGTGATCTGGGCCCTCTCCGTAAAAGAGCGTCAAAGCAATCATGAGATACAGGAAGCACGCAGTGAATTGATCAGG GTATTGAGAGATTTATCAGACGAGAGATCCACGATCAGAGTCAAGCGCATGGGAGAATTAGACGAAAAGGTCTTTGTGAAAGCTTGTAAGGGGAGATTCTCCGACGAAAAAGCTGCGGCGCAGCATGACATGCTTTTCTCGACATGGGAGGAATACCTGAAAGATCCAGCGTGGCACCCATTCAAACACGTGGGGACTGAAGAAAATATCACG GAAGTGGTGGATGAAGACGATGCGAAACTTAAGAAACTGAAAGAAGATTGGGGTGAAGAAGTGAAGAACGCAGTCAAGAAGGCACTCGAGGAAATCAATGAGTTTAACCCAAGTGGCCGGTACATAGTTCCGGAACTCTTGAACTTTAACCAAGAGAGAAAAGCCACACTCAAAGAAGGGATTGCTCAACTGACGACACTGATCAAAACTCACTAA